The genome window CATCAATACGAATACAGCGTCGGTGCGTTTATTTGAAGCATCCGGATTTACCACAGCAAGCACAGGTAAAGAATACACGACTTACTCCATAAACCCATGAACTGCCCATTCATCCTTATCGCACGCTCGCTCCCTGACATAGCCCCCGTGGATTGATGCCCGAAAGCCTTTCTTGAAATAGAAGATCTTCGTTTCACATTTGACTGAGCAAATCAACCTGACGCGGAGGTTCGAGACAAAGTGCACATCATAAAAAAAGAACACCCAGTATGACATCTCTACCAAATCACTGCATCGAAATTGATGGCCGCCTGATCGGAGCAGGTCATCCCACTTACGTAATTGCTGAGATATCTGCCAATCATAACCAAAACATCGACGAAGCGATTGATCTCATACAAATCGCTGCCAATAGTGGTGCAGATGCCGTCAAGATTCAGACCTATACGCCTGATACCATGACGATTCAATGCGAGAACGATTACTTCAAAATAGGGAAAGACACACTCTGGGAAGGGCGTAGCCTTTATGAACTCTATGGCGATGCCTATACACCGTGGGAATGGTTACCGGAATTACAGAAAGCCGCAAGAAACGCAAAAATCACACTGTTCTCCACTCCCTTCGACTCCACTTCGGTCAATTTCCTCGAACAACATAACGTCCCTGCGCACAAAATTGCTTCGTTCGAACTGACTGACCACCCCTTATTAGCTACCGTCGCTCAAACCGGAAAACCCGTCATTCTATCAACAGGACTCGCGAGCCTTGAAGAAATCACAGACGCTGTTGAAGTTTTGCGAACGAATGGCTGCGAACAATTGGCCCTGCTGAAATGCACAAGTGCCTACCCCGCTCCCCCAGAAGAAGCAAATCTAGCTAGGATTCCACACATGCAGGAAACATTCTCCGTGCCAGTAGGATTATCCGATCACACGATGGGCACAACCGTATCAGCCCTTGCTGTCAGCTTGGGTGCATGCATCATCGAAAAGCATTTCACCAAATCCCGAGCAGTGCCCGGCCCCGATAGCGCATTTTCTCTCGAACCTGATGAGTTGAAAGCCATGATCGAGGCGGTGCGCATTGCTGAAAAGGCGATTGGTCATGTGACTTACGACCTAACCGAGATGGAACGTAACAGTCGCACTTTTCGTCGTTCTATTTTTGCAGTCAAAGACATTCAACCAGGTGAAGAAATCAATGAATCCAATGTGAGAATCATTCGTCCTAGTTATGGACTCGCCCCAAAATACATGAATCAAGTTCTAGGGCTCAGGTCAAAAGGCAGCATACGACGTGGAACTCCCTTGTCTTGGGATCTAATCAATCATACATCCATCGAATAAGGGCCCCTAGAGAGCAAACACTTCCCCCATAAAATTACAAATAATTGAACTGACAATTAATCTGGCTAATTAAAAGCATTTTCAGACTTACATCTTTCATAATGCTCTATATCACGTGACTTAAAAACTTTAGCAGGATTACCTCCCGCTATTCCATACTTTTTAATATCGTTCACAACAACGCTACCCGCTTGAATAATGGCACCTTCTCCGATAGTAACGCCACCAAGAACAATCACTCTACTTCCAAGCCAGAC of Lentimonas sp. CC4 contains these proteins:
- the pseI gene encoding pseudaminic acid synthase — its product is MTSLPNHCIEIDGRLIGAGHPTYVIAEISANHNQNIDEAIDLIQIAANSGADAVKIQTYTPDTMTIQCENDYFKIGKDTLWEGRSLYELYGDAYTPWEWLPELQKAARNAKITLFSTPFDSTSVNFLEQHNVPAHKIASFELTDHPLLATVAQTGKPVILSTGLASLEEITDAVEVLRTNGCEQLALLKCTSAYPAPPEEANLARIPHMQETFSVPVGLSDHTMGTTVSALAVSLGACIIEKHFTKSRAVPGPDSAFSLEPDELKAMIEAVRIAEKAIGHVTYDLTEMERNSRTFRRSIFAVKDIQPGEEINESNVRIIRPSYGLAPKYMNQVLGLRSKGSIRRGTPLSWDLINHTSIE